Genomic DNA from Corallococcus silvisoli:
AGAACGCCCTCGTCGACAACAATGAGATCTACGACTTCTCCAAGTCGGGGACGGACTCCCATGGGGTGGTGTTGAAGAACGCCGCGCGGGAGATCTTCATCGAAGGAAACACCATCCACGACACGTCGGGTGACTCCGTGCAATGCCAGACGGAGGGCAACCGGCCCACGAGCATGTACATCGAGCACAACGAGCTGCACGACGCTGGCGAGAACGGCGTCGACATCAAGGGATGCGACTACGTCTACGTGCGGGGAAACACCATCTCCCGGTTCCCCAATCTGGCGCGCTACCCCTGGCAGGCGAACTCCTCCGCGGCGGAGGCCGTCGTCATCCATGACGGCGCCACGAACGTACAGATCGTCGGGAACACCATCTCCGAGGCCGGCCGCGGCATCTCCGTGGGGGGCACCTCGACGGTGGAGCACCCCATCGACATCCTGCTCCGGGGCAACACCATCACCGACATCGTGAACTACGCGAACCGGGGGAACGGTCAGGGGATCCGCGTCGTGCAGGCCAACGGGGTGCGGGTGCTGAGCAACACCGTGGCGAGGACGGCGGACGCCGGGCTGCGGCTCGCCGCGGACGAACCGCTCGTCGTCACCGGGCTCGTGGTGACCGACAACATCCTCCGCGACATGCGGCTGTTCGTCCGGCTGGGCCGCGCGCAGTACCGCCCCAGCCTGGTCATGGACCGCAACCGCTATGAGGGGGCGAGTGGCGTGTTCACCGCCACCGGCCTGCTCACCGAAGGCCAGTTCCCGGCGTGGCGCGCGGTGTTGGCGCCCTCGCTGGAACAGAACTCGGTGCGGGTGCCCTGAGCGAGGGCATCAGCCCCCCGCCCAGCCAAGGTCCATGCCCGGCAATCCGCTCTGGATTGCCGGGCCTCTCACCGGGAAGGGGGAGTGGCGACCTCACTGAACAACGAAGTTCTGGCCGTTGTTGTTGTTCCAGGTGCGGTGGCCGGACGCGTCGTCCACGTAGATGGCGTACTCAATGGCCGTGAAGGAGACGGTCGGAGGAACATTGAAGCGGCCCGCCCACACCTCGTCCTGGCTCCCGGAGGCATTGGGGGTGTTGTTCCGCCAGGTGAGCGTGCCCCACTGCGTCGTCTGCCAGTGGTCCCAGGTGTAGACGACGCCGACCGAGTGCCCTGGCGCGACCGGCCAGACGCCCGTGGTCAACTGGAACTGGCGGAAGACGTAGCCACCGCCCGTCCCCACCACGGGCACGCCCGCCTCCAACACCCACGTCGTCTCCGCGACAGCGAGGGTGGGCAAAAGGAAGAGCAAGGCACCGCAGAGGTTCCCGAAACGCTTCTTCATCGCAGGCTCCCGTCAAGGAAAGCCGCCAATCTGGAATGCGTCCCCCGGAAGCTCAAGACCTGAAGCACGGGGTGTCAGGGATTGGAGACACGCGTGGCGGCACGCCCTGGCCCGGGCCGTGGCAATCGCGGTGAGTCCGGGCCGTAGGGCAGCGCACCTGGGAGAGGTGCCGCGCCATGTCCACCGTGCTTGATGACCTGCGTTACGCCGTCCGGATGTTGCTCAAGAGCCGGGGCTTCACGCTCGTGGCCGTGCTGACGCTGGCGCTGGCGATTGGCGCCAACACCGCCATCTTCAGCGTGGTGCACGGCGTCTTGCTGCGCCCCCTGCCCTACCGGGAGCCGGAGCAGCTCGTCCAGTTGGTGCGCAAGGGGCCGGGGGGCAACACCCCGATGCATTCCATCGGGCGCTATGCGTGGTGGTCCGCGCAGGCGGCGTCGGTGCTGTCGCACGTGACGGCCTACGACTGCTTCCCCAGTGGCTTCAACCTCATCGGAGATGGGGTGCCCCAGCGGCTGTCGGGCATGCGGGTGACGCGGACCTTCTTCGACACCTTCGGCGTGCGGATGGAGCGAGGGCGGGACTTCCTCCCCGAGGAAGACGTGCCGGGTGCCGGGCGGGTGGCGATCCTCAGCCACGGCTTGTGGCAGCGCCAGTTCGAGGGCGCGGCGGACGTGGTGGGCCGGACGCTGACGCTGAACGACGAACTCTACACCGTGGTGGGCGTGGCCCCCGCGACCTTCCGCTATCCCGAAGGCGTCCAGCTCTGGACGCCGCTCCAGTTGGACCTCACCAACCGGGATGACTCCAACTCCATGTTCATCACCGCGCGGACGAAGCCGGGGCTCTCGCGGCCCCAGGTGGACGCGGCCATGGAGGCGCTGTCGCTTCGGATGCGCGCGGACTCGCCCGCGCTGGTGGACGCGAAGCGGAGTTTCGTCGCGGAGGATCTGCACACCTACCTCGTGGGCGACCTGCGCGGTGCGTTGTGGGTGCTGCTGGGCGCGGTCGCGCTGGTGCTGCTCATCGCCTGCGTGAACCTGGCCAACCTGCAGCTCGCGCGGGCCGCCGCCCGTCAGGGGGAGCTGGTGGTGCGCGCGGCCCTGGGCGCGGCGCCCTCGCGGCTGATCCAGCAGATGCTGACGGAGAGCGTGCTCGTGTCCCTGCTGGGCGCGGGGCTGGGGCTGCTGCTGGCGGCGGTGGGCCTGCCGGCGCTCCTGTCCCTCGCGCCCGCCGGGCTGCCGGCGCCGCAGGGCGTGGGCATCAACGGCGCGGTGCTGGCCTTCACGGCGGGAGCGGCGCTGGTCACGGGCCTGCTCTTCGGCGTGCTGCCGGCACTCCAGGCCTCCCGGCCCAACCTGTCCGGGGCCCTGCGAGAGGGGGCGCGGCGAACCACGGGGGGGCCCGCGAGCGGGCGGGCACGAGCGTGGCTGGTGGCGGGGCAGGTGGCGCTCGCGGTGGTGTTGCTGGTGGGGGCCGCGCTGCTCATCCGGGGCTTCGCGTCGCTGAGCCGAACGAGCCCCGGCTTCGAGCCTCGGGACGTGCACGTGCTGCGCATGTCCCTCCCGGAGGGGCGCTACGCGGACCCCGCCGCGCTGGAGCGCTTCCACCGGCAGATGGTGGAGCGGGTGGAGGCGTTGCCGGGGGTGCGGGCCGCGGCGTTCGCCACCACCCTGCCCATGGAGCAGGGCCCGAGCCTGGGCTTCATCATCGAAGGCAAGTACGAGGGGCGCGACGACGGCCCGGGGACAGGCGGCGCGCAGCTGCGGCCCGTGACCGCGGACTACTTCGGTGTGCTGGGCGTTGGCTTGATGAAGGGCCGGCTCCTGGCGGTGTCGGACGGCGTGGGCTCCGAGCCCGTGGCTGTCATCAACGAAACGGCGGCGCGCAGGTATTGGCCAGGCGAGGAGCCCATCGGGCAACACATCCGGGTGGGACACTCCGTCCCCTTCGGGGATCAGGTGCCCCGGCGCGTGGTGGGCGTGGTGCGCGACGTGCGGGAGAACGGGCTGGACGCCGAGGCGCCGAACATCGTCTATGTGCCCCCGTCCCAGCTGTCCGCGACGTTCACGCGGATGATCGTGAGCATGTTGCCGCAGCAGCTCCTGGTGCGCGCGCCGGGTGGGCACGCGGCCATCGTGGCGGCGGCGCGGCGCGAGCTGGGGTCGGTGGACGCGCAGCAGCCGCTGACGGAGACCCTGCTGCTGGAGGACCACCTGGCGCGCTCACTGGGCTCGGAGCGCTTCAACATGGTGCTGTTGGGGGCGATGGCGGCGCTGGCGCTGGTGTTGGCCGCCGTGGGCATCTACGGCGTGCTGTCCTACCTGGTGGGCCAGCGGACGCGCGAGCTGGGGGTGCGGCTGGCACTGGGAGCCACGCGAGGACGCGTGGTGCGGCTCGTCCTGCGCCAGGGCCTGCTGCCGGTGGTCGTGGGCGCCACCGTGGGCCTGTGCGGGGCCCTGGGCCTCACCGAGGTGGTGTCCAGCCTGGTGCACGGAGTGAGCGCGCTGGATCCGCTCTCCTTCGTCGCGGCGCCCGCGCTGCTCCTGGGGGTGTCCCTGGCCGCCATCGCGCTGCCCGCGTGGAGAGCGTCCCGCGTGGATCCGCTCGTCGCGCTCCGCCATGACTGAAGGCCGTCGCCTTCGCCGGGGGGGCGGCACGCTCACCGCCGACTGCTTCGAACGCGCGCCGGCGCCTTCTCCTTGGGATGCGGCGGAGCCTGCGTGACGAACCGCCTCGGACTCGTGCCGATCAGTCGGCGAAACATCGCGATGAATGACGACGAGGTGGCGTAGCCGAGTTCCACGGCGATCGATTCGACGCTCCGTCCCGCGCGCAACAGCGGCAACGCATTCACCAGCCGGAGTCGCTGACGCCATTCGGTCAGCGACATGCCCAGCTCGCGCTCGCACCGGCGCATCAGCGTGCGTTCGCTCATGTGAAACGCCTTGGCCAGCTCGCCGAGCGAGCGACTGTCGGAGGGGTTGCTCTTGAGCGCGGAGAGCACGGCGTCGAGCTCCGCGTCCGCGGTGTGCGGGACGTAGCTCCCCGTGGTGGCGCAAGTGGAGAGCTGGTCGACCAGCGCTCGCAGGAGCCTCGCACGCACGGGCGCCTCCTCGGCTCCTGGCGAATGGTCGCGCAAGTGCTCGAGGATGGCGCGCACGAGCGGGGACACGATGACCGCGCAGAGCTGCTTGGGCATGTGCGTGCACAAGTTCCGACGGATGTAGATGGAGCAGTGCACCGCCTCTTCGTCGTTGAAGCCGATGTGCTCGGTGCCAGCCGGTATCCACAGGCCCAGGTGCGGCGGCGCCAGCACATGCTGCTCGCCCGCGGTGACTTCCGTGACTCCACTGAAGGAGTAGACGAACTCACCCCAGCGGTGCGTCATCGACGGATACGTCGCGTTCGAGGGCATCCGCTCCATCCGGAAGAACACCGGCGCCGGCAACGCGTCGGTGAAGGGCGGAAGTCTCAGATGCCGGGGAGTTGCTGCTCTAACGTGTTTCATGGCGTTGGCGGCCCAGCGATATCGAATGGCGGTTCCGCGCTATATACTTCGAATCAACCCATGGGCTACGACAGGCGCATGTTGCTCACTGGCGGTTCCCCATGAGAAGGCCGGTAGACGCGCCTGCCTCGGCGGCCATGGTTGTCATCTGCCTCTTCTGGGGGTTGCAGCAGGTCGCGATCAAGGCCGTCGCCAACGACGTCTCCCCCATCCTGCAAGCGGCGCTGCGCTCCGGTGTCGCGGCCGTGCTGGTGTGGCTGTTCAGCCGCTTCGTCGCTCAGGACAAGTGGCTGTCAGGCGTCGCGCGTGGACCTGGGCTCGTCGTCGGAGCCCTCTTCTGCGTCGAGTTCCTGCTCATCGCCGAGGGGCTGCGCTGGACCACGGCGTCTCACATGGTCATGTTCCTCTACACGGCGCCGATGTTCGCGGCGCTGGGGCTCCACCTCCGGATTCCGGAGGAGCGCTTGACGCGAACTCAGTGGATGGGCATCGGGCTCGCGTTCGCGGGGATCGTCGTCACGTTCTTCGGTCCGATGAACGCCGGCGCGTCCGCGTCACGGGGTCAGCTCGTCGGCGACCTGATGGGCGTCTGCGGCGGAGCCGCGTGGGGGCTGACGACCGTCGCCATCCGCGTCAGCCGCTTGAGCGAGGCGCCGGCGGCGCAGACCTTGTTCTACCAACTCCTTGGCGCGTTCCTCGTGCTGTTGCCGCTCGCGGCCGTGACCGGCCAGCTCCACTTTCACGGCACGGCGCTCGGCTGGGCGAGCCTGGGCTACCAAGCCATCATCGTGTCCTTCATCAGCTACCTGGTCTGGTTCTGGATGTTGACGCGCTATCAAGCCGCGCAGCTCGGTGCGCTCTCGTTCATGACCCCGCTCTTCGGCGTGGCGATGGGGGCCCTCCTGCTGGACGAACACCTCGCCCCCTCGTTCCTCGCGGGTGCGGCGCTCGTGCTCACGGGCTTGCTCGTGGTCAACAGCCACGCGCGGCTGAGAAGGGTGGGCTATCGCAGCAGCAGCGCGTGACGCCCGCCTTCGCCGGGCCGCTTGATGGGTTGACAAGCGGCCCCCACGAGCGTCGGTGCACTTCACTCCGCGGTCAGGAGTAAAGTGCCGCCCCATCCTGACAGTGAGGTGAACGGATGGGCGACTACGTGTTGGGCTTCCATGAGCTCGACCTGACGCAGGTCCCGGTCGTTGGCGGCAAGGGCGCGCATCTGGGAGAGCTTTCGCGGATCGACGGCATCCGCGTGCCGGCTGGCTTTTGCGTCACGACGGACGCCTTCCAGCGGATCCTGTCGGAAGCGCCGTCGGTCGACGAACGGCTCGAGCGGCTGTCGCTCCTGAAGCTGGACGACCGGGAACAGCTCCGTGCGCTCAGCGCCGAGCTCCGCGAGACCCTCGAGGGGACCGCCATCCCTGATGACCTCGCGGCGGAGCTCACCCGCTCGCTCGCTCGGCTCGGCGAGCATGTCGCCTGCGCCGTCCGTTCGAGCGCGACGGCGGAGGACTTGCCGACGGCCTCCTTCGCGGGCCAGCAGGACACGTACCTGAACGTCGTGGGGACGGCGGCGATCCTCCAGCACGTCAGCCGGTGCTGGGCCTCGCTCTTCACCGAGCGGGCCGTGACCTACCGCGTGCGGAACGGCTTCGACCACCGGAAGGTCCGCATGGCGGTGGTCGTGCAGCGGATGGTCTTCCCGCAGGCGGCCGGCATCCTGTTCACGGCCGACCCCATCACCTCCAACCGGAAGGTCGCCTCCGCGGAGGCCAGCTTTGGCCTCGGCGAGGCCCTGGTCTCCGGCCTGGTGAACGCGGACAGCTACAAGGTGCGGGACGGAGAGGTCATCGCCAGGACGGTCGGCGCCAAGCAGCTCGCCATCCACGCCTCGCCGACAGGCGGGACCCAGCACCAGGAGCTCGAGCCCGCGCTGCGGCAACAGCCGGCGCTGACGGACGCGCAGGTCGTGCGACTCGCGCGGTTGGGCCGGCGGATCGAAGCGCACTTCGGCCGTCCCCAGGACATCGAATGGTGCCTGGTCGACGATGACTTCCAGTTCGTCCAGAGCCGGCCCATCACCACGCTGTTCCCCATCCCCGCGGCCGGCGACCCGGAGAACCACGTCTACCTCTCCGTCGGTCATCAGCAGATGATGACCGACGCCATGAAGCCCCTGGGGCTCTCGCTGTTCCAGCTGACAGCCCTGCGGCCGATGCACGAAGCCGGCGGGAGACTGTTCGTCGACGTCACCCGGGTCCTGGCGTCGCCAGCGAGCCGCGCGGCCCTGCTGGAGCTCATGGGGAAATCCGAGCCGCTGTTCAGGGACGCGCTCCAGACGGTCCTTGGACGCGGCGACTTCATCCGGTCGCTCCCGGACGCCGGCCCCGGCAGGCCGCCGGCTGGCGGCGCGCCCGCCCCGCTCGAGCCCCATCCGGCCATCGTCGACGAGCTGGTCGGGCGCACTCAAACCTCCCTCGCGGCCTTGAAGCGCGACATCCAGACCCGGTCCGGAGCGGCGCTGTTCGACTTCATCGTGTCGGACATCCAGGAGCTGAAGCGGCTCTTGAGCGATCCGCGAAGCGTTCAGGTGATCATGTCGGCGATGGAGGCCACCTGGTGGCTCAACGAGCACATGCAGGCGTGGCTGGGCGAGAAGAGCGCGGCGGACACGCTCACGCAGTCCGTCCCCCATAACGTCACGTCGGAGATGGGGCTGGCGCTCCTGGACGTCGCGGACGTGATCCGCCCGCATCCGAACGTGGTGGCCTATCTGCAGCACGTCGAGGGTGAGGACTTCCTGGATGAACTGGCCAGCCTCTCGGGCGGTCAGGAGGCGCGAGACGCCATCCAGGCCTACCTCGACAAGTACGGCATGCGCTGCGTCGGTGAGATCGACATCACGAAGCCACGTTGGGGCGAGCGCCCCACCACGCTCGTGCCCATCCTCCTCGGCAACATCAAGAACTTCGAGCCGGGCGCCGGCAAGCGGCGCTTCGAGCAGGGGCGACAGGAGGCCTGGAAGAAGGAGCAGGAGCTGCTGGCGCGCCTGCGGACCTTGCCGGGAGGAGAAGAGAAGGCCGCAGAGGCCAAGCGGATGATCGACCGGGTCCGGACCTTCATCGGGTACCGGGAGTATCCGAAGTACGGAATCATCAGCCGCTACTTCGTCTACAAGCAGGCCCTGTTGGAGGAAGCCGAGCGCCTCGTACAAGCCCAGGTGCTCCGTGAGAAGGAAGACATCTTCTACCTCACGTTCCAGGAGCTCCACGACGTCGCGCGCACGAGACAGGTGGATGAGTCGCTGATCCGCCAGCGCAAGGACGCGTTCAGGTCGTATCAAGCGCTCACGCCGCCCCGGGTGCTCACATCGGATGGCGAGGTCATCAACGGGTCGTACCGGCGCGACGACCTCCCGGCCGGCGCGCTGGTCGGCTTGCCGGTCTCCGCCGGGACCATCGAGGGACGGGCCCGCGTCCTGCTGGACATGGCGGGGGCCGAGCTCGAACCGGACGACATCCTGGTCACCCCCTACACGGACCCCAGCTGGACGCCCCTGTTCGTCACGATCAAGGGACTGGTGACGGAGGTGGGAGGCCTGATGACCCATGGCGCGGTGATCGCACGGGAGTACGGTTTGCCAGCCGTCGTGGGGGTGGAGCATGCCACCCGGCGGATCCGGGACGGGCAGCGGATCCGCGTACATGGGACGGACGGGTACGTCGAACTCCTGTCCTGATCCACGGCGGGTCAGGACGGCACGGCCTCCCCTGGCCGTGCCGCCCCGGATGCCGGACTGCGTCCTGGGGGCGGCAAAAGCAATCCGGTGGGCTCCACGATGGTCACTGCGAGAGTCAACCGGGAACGCGCCGGGGCGTGGCGATGGAGGCCAACTCAACTGGGACGGCATGGGTGATTCCGCAGTCGCCCGTTGGCAGTCTTTCCTGCTTGATGCAGTGATGGCCCCCGACCCGGCTCCTCGCCGAGACGAACTTCCGTTTCGGGTGAAGCGCCCCGCCGTCCGGGACAAGGGTTCGGGACTTCACGTTGGGCCCGCGCTCCGCCGCCAGGGGCTCTCCTCACGTTAGGCTTTCCTGCATGGCCAGTCACCGCATCTATCTCATCCCCGGCTTCTTTGGCTTTACGCAGATGGGTGACCAGGAAACGGAGCGCATCGCCTACTTCCAGAACGTCCCGGAGTTGCTCCAGCAGCGGTTCCAGGAGCGTGGCATCGATGCGCAGGTGCATACCGTGCCCTCCGCCCCCACCTCCGGGCTGGCGGTGCGGGCCCGCGACGTGTTCCGGGAGATGGCACGGACCGCGAACGAGGACAACGCGCAGCTCCACCTCGTGGGGCACTCCACGGGCGGGCTGGATGCACGGAGCGTCGTCTCACCGCGCCTGGCCCGGGAGGCCCCGGCTTTCGTGAGGCGCGTACGCTCCGTCGTGAGCCTCGCCACGCCCCACTACGGCACCCCGCTGGCCACCTACTTCCACCAGGGCCACGTGGGGAAGACGCTGCTGCGCTATCTGTGGCTCTTCACCTTCTTCACCCTGCACCGCAAGGTCATGCCCTTGCGGACCGCCGTGCTCCAGGCGTGCTACTGGCTCACCCTGCGGAGCGAACAGGCGAAGCTTCCGCCCAACCTCTTCAACCAGGTCTTCCGGCTGACGGCGGACCTCTCCGATAACGAGCGCGAAGAGCTCCTCCGGTTCTTCAGCCAGGTGGGTGAGAGCCAGGCGCTGATCCATGATCTCATGCCGGACAGCGTGCGGGCCTTCAACGCGAACACCGCGGACCGGGAGGACGTGCGCTACGGCTGCGTCGTCACCGGCGCGCCGCCGCCGAAGCCCACCCTCCACCTGCTGCCGACCGCGGACTCGCTCCTCCATGGGCTCTTCTCCTTCCTGTATGAGAAGAGCGCGCCCCTGTCCCCGGAGCTCCAGACGCCCGAACTCACGGGGGCCCAATCCCAGGCCCTCCAGGCGGTCCTTGGCCGGAACTTCGAGTCCCGGAGCGACGGCATCGTCCCGAGCCGCTCCCAGGTCTGGGGACAGGTGGTCCACGTCACGGTCGCGGACCACCTGGACGTCACCGGCCACTTCGATCAGCCCCCGGCTCACATCAGCTGGTTGAAGTCGGGCTCCCACTACCAGGAGCCGCGGTTCCGGGCGCTGTGGGATCGGATCATCGACTTCACGGTGGGCGGCGCCGCGGCTGTTCACCCAGGCACGTCAGCCGGGGACCGCGTGTCCGCGAACGGGTGACCCCGCGGGGCGGGTCAGGACGGCACGGCCTCCCCTGGCCGTGCCGCCCCGGATGCCGGGCTAGGGCTCGTTCATGATGAGCAGGCCGCGTGCGGTGTCGACGATGTACACGTAGCCGTCGCCGGGGACGCGGATGCCGATGGCGCCCTCGAAGACGTCGTCGGTGCGCCCGGGGTCCGTCTCGCGGTGCGTATTGTAGTAGGCCAGCTGCCGGGGCTGCGTGGGGTTGGACACGTCCAGCACGCGCACGCCCTCCTGGTACCACGCGACGTACAGGCGCGTGCCCACCAGGAGGATGTTGTGGATGGAGGTCGTGGGCCGGAGCTTGAACTCACCAATCTTCACGATGTGCGCCGGGTCGCTGGCGTCCAGCACGCGCAGGTGCGCGCCATGGTTCTCGCCGCCCTCGAAGACGATGGTGCGCCCGGCGAAGGTGCCCACCGCGTTGTGGTGGGCGGTGGTGTTCGGGTACGTGTAGGTCCCCAGCAGCTTCATGTCGTTCGGGTTCTCGACGTCGACGACCTTGAGGCCGCCCTCGAAGTGGCTGATGTAGAGCTTGCCCTGGTAGGCGAAGGCGTCATGGGCCCCGTCGTAGGGGCCCACCAGGGGAAACGCGAGCCGCTGGAGCAGCACGGGCTCCAGCGGCTGGGACACGTCGAACACGAGCGTGTTGCTCGAGGGCCAGAGCCCCATGCCGTAGAGCCGGTCCCCGTTCACCAGCACGGTGTGCACGGCGAGGGGCGCGCTGTTGGGCACGCGGCGCACGAACTGCGGGGCCGCCGGGTTGGAGATGTCAAAGATCACGATGCCGGTGTCCTGGCTGGCGACGTACAGCGCGTCCCCCTTGGTCCACACGCTGTTCCAGAGCTGATCATTGGGGAGGCTGATGACCGTCCTCAGCACGGGGTTGCGCCGGTCCGTCACGTCGAAGACGGAGATGCCGCCCGGCTTGCCCGGGCGAAGGTAGGTCTTGCCGGAGACGACGTAGGCGTGGTTCTTCGCCACGTAGATGTCCAACGGAGTGCCCTGGTCGACGTACGTCTCCGACACGAGCTTCAGGCCGCCCGCGGACTCCTCCTCACCCTCGCGCCACAGCATGCGGTGGGCATCGGCGGTGGCCCGCTCCAACACCCGGCCGTTGAGGCACCGGGCGAAGCAGCCCGTGAAGTAGCGGTTGCTGGGCGCCTCACAGCCCGCCAGCACGGTGGTGACGGTGCCTCCGTCCCGGGTCGGGGTCTGGATGCCGAGGCGGAAGCTGTTCGCGTCGCGCTCCTCGTGAGTGACCGGCGAGTAATAGAACGAGTTGGAGCCGCCGTCGCCGATGAGGTGCATCGTCACGGTGTAGTACGAGCCCTCCACTCCGCCGTCCGCCAGCGCCGTCTCATCCCGCAGCCGCACATGGAAGATGCCGTCCTTCGGGATGTTGGCGAGCGTGGAGGAGTCACAGGCGGACTGGTCGAACATGGCCGGATTGAGACAGCCTCCGGCGGGGCTCTCGCCTACGCGCGGCAAGAGCGCGCAGGCAGAGAGCACGCCGGGGTCCCCCGTGCCGTCTCCCAGCTCCTCCAGCACGGTGTACGTGCCATCCCAGGGCAACGTCCCGGAGTCGGGCGGCCCCGCGTCGGGCGTGCCCGAATCCTCGGGGATGCCTGCGTCGGACGTGGGCTTGGACGCGTCGCGGCAGCCTGGCGCCGCGCAGAGCAGCAGGCCCCAGGCGACGAAGAGCACCCAGGACGAGCGGGAGAAGGACAGCATCGGGGGCTTCGAGGCGGAGAAATCACGCATGTTCGAGAGAGCCCCGGACAAGGCAACTGAGTCTTTAAATTCGCTCTTCTCGTGGGAATACCTGCTCCGTGAAGGGGAATGGGGCTGCGCGGTCGAAAAAATCGGGTTCCGCGAGCCCCTCTGGCTTCACGTTTGCACGTCAAGCCATCCCATACTCCGAGCTGTAGTCGGCGCGCCCCGCCTCTCGTATCAGGGCCCCGTCACGGAGACGCTGTCGAGCTGTGGACCGCACGAAACGCCCGTCGACAGGCTCTCGAACTTCAGCTCGGTGCTGGAGCTGGTGGCGTTGAACACGAAGTTGTTGGACACCCACCCCG
This window encodes:
- a CDS encoding LVIVD repeat-containing protein, which translates into the protein MRDFSASKPPMLSFSRSSWVLFVAWGLLLCAAPGCRDASKPTSDAGIPEDSGTPDAGPPDSGTLPWDGTYTVLEELGDGTGDPGVLSACALLPRVGESPAGGCLNPAMFDQSACDSSTLANIPKDGIFHVRLRDETALADGGVEGSYYTVTMHLIGDGGSNSFYYSPVTHEERDANSFRLGIQTPTRDGGTVTTVLAGCEAPSNRYFTGCFARCLNGRVLERATADAHRMLWREGEEESAGGLKLVSETYVDQGTPLDIYVAKNHAYVVSGKTYLRPGKPGGISVFDVTDRRNPVLRTVISLPNDQLWNSVWTKGDALYVASQDTGIVIFDISNPAAPQFVRRVPNSAPLAVHTVLVNGDRLYGMGLWPSSNTLVFDVSQPLEPVLLQRLAFPLVGPYDGAHDAFAYQGKLYISHFEGGLKVVDVENPNDMKLLGTYTYPNTTAHHNAVGTFAGRTIVFEGGENHGAHLRVLDASDPAHIVKIGEFKLRPTTSIHNILLVGTRLYVAWYQEGVRVLDVSNPTQPRQLAYYNTHRETDPGRTDDVFEGAIGIRVPGDGYVYIVDTARGLLIMNEP